A genomic segment from Streptosporangium roseum DSM 43021 encodes:
- a CDS encoding FAD-dependent oxidoreductase has product MDQNTCVIAGGGPAGAVLALLLARAGVQVTLLEKHGDFLRDFRGDTVHPSTLQVLDELGLAEELDRLPHRKAYSMTLQTDDATVPIADLSRLPGRYNYIAFVPQWDFLNLVTAAAKRYPTFRLVMNAEVHDVIREGNAVRGVRYRDTGGEHELRAALTVAADGRHSDVRRAAGLVPVEHGVPMDVLWFRLPREPGDPGDPFLRVSAGHMMVAINREDYWQLAYLIPKGGFDSLRARGIETVREHVARLLPFLKERVELLSGFGDVSVLSVALNRLRRWHRPGLLVIGDAAHAMSPVFGVGINLAVQDAVAAANLLAGPLAAGAGIPESLLARVQRRRTPPTVLTQLAQRLVQHRLIRPALSGEAGPVRLPRDISRIPVIGALARRFIGFGVRPEHVGSPVESHHA; this is encoded by the coding sequence ATGGATCAGAACACATGCGTGATCGCCGGGGGCGGCCCGGCGGGGGCCGTGCTCGCCCTGCTGCTGGCCCGGGCCGGCGTCCAGGTGACGCTCCTGGAGAAGCACGGCGACTTCCTGCGTGACTTCAGGGGGGACACCGTCCATCCCTCGACCCTGCAGGTCCTCGACGAGCTCGGCCTGGCCGAGGAGCTCGACCGGCTGCCCCACCGCAAGGCCTACAGCATGACCCTGCAGACCGACGACGCCACGGTGCCGATCGCCGACCTGTCCAGGCTCCCCGGCAGATACAACTACATCGCGTTCGTGCCGCAGTGGGACTTCCTCAACCTGGTCACCGCCGCCGCGAAGCGGTATCCCACCTTCCGGCTCGTCATGAACGCCGAGGTGCACGACGTGATCCGTGAGGGCAACGCGGTGCGCGGGGTCCGTTACCGGGACACCGGCGGCGAGCACGAGCTCCGGGCGGCGCTCACCGTGGCCGCCGACGGCCGCCACTCCGACGTGCGCCGGGCCGCCGGGCTCGTCCCGGTGGAGCACGGCGTCCCGATGGACGTGCTGTGGTTCCGGCTGCCGCGCGAGCCCGGCGACCCCGGCGACCCGTTCCTGCGGGTGTCCGCCGGGCACATGATGGTGGCGATCAACCGCGAGGACTACTGGCAGCTCGCCTACCTGATCCCCAAGGGCGGCTTCGACTCCCTGCGGGCCCGGGGCATCGAGACGGTGCGCGAACACGTCGCCAGGTTGCTGCCCTTCCTCAAGGAGCGCGTCGAGCTGCTGTCCGGCTTCGGCGACGTGAGCGTGCTGTCGGTCGCGCTCAACCGGCTGCGCCGCTGGCACCGCCCCGGCCTGCTGGTCATCGGTGACGCGGCGCACGCCATGTCCCCCGTCTTCGGCGTCGGCATCAACCTGGCCGTGCAGGACGCGGTGGCCGCCGCCAACCTGCTGGCCGGGCCGCTCGCCGCCGGGGCCGGGATCCCCGAGTCCCTGCTCGCCCGGGTGCAGCGCCGCCGCACCCCGCCCACCGTGCTCACCCAGCTCGCCCAGCGCCTGGTGCAGCACCGGCTGATCCGTCCCGCCCTGTCCGGGGAGGCCGGGCCGGTACGGCTGCCGCGCGACATCTCGCGCATCCCCGTGATCGGCGCGCTGGCCCGCCGTTTCATCGGTTTCGGCGTCCGTCCCGAGCATGTCGGGAGCCCGGTCGAGTCTCACCATGCATAA
- a CDS encoding class II 3-deoxy-7-phosphoheptulonate synthase encodes MSINLDSWRQLPAAQQPEWPDRGELDKVVAELQGLPPLVFAGECDNLKADLAAVARGEAFVLQGGDCAETFAGATADDVRNKLKTLLQMAIVLTYAAKVPVVKIGRMAGQFAKPRSKNTETRDGVELPAYRGDMVNGFDFTPESRVPDPWRLLRAYHSSAVTLNLARAFTKGGYADLRQVHAWNQDFVIESPAGKRYEQLAREIDQALAFMRACGAEPEEFHSVEFYSSHEALILDYDRALTRIDSRTGQPYDVSAHMVWIGERTRQLDSAHVEFFARIRNPIGVKLGPTTTPEDALALIDKLNPDNEAGRLTFITRMGAPKIREHLPALVEKVTASGAQVAWICDPMHGNTFEAPSGHKTRRLDDVLNEVAGFFDVHRDLGTHPGGIHIEFTGDDVTECVGGGAEIVEDDLALRYETACDPRLNRSQSLDLAFRVAELYRSV; translated from the coding sequence GTGAGCATCAACCTCGATTCCTGGCGGCAGCTGCCTGCGGCGCAGCAGCCCGAGTGGCCCGACCGCGGCGAGCTGGACAAGGTCGTCGCCGAACTGCAGGGGCTGCCGCCCCTGGTCTTCGCAGGGGAGTGTGACAACCTCAAGGCGGATCTGGCGGCGGTGGCGCGGGGCGAGGCCTTCGTGCTGCAGGGCGGCGACTGCGCCGAGACGTTCGCCGGGGCCACCGCGGACGACGTGCGCAACAAGCTGAAGACGCTGCTGCAGATGGCGATCGTGCTCACCTACGCGGCGAAGGTACCGGTCGTGAAGATCGGCCGGATGGCCGGGCAGTTCGCCAAGCCCCGTTCCAAGAACACCGAGACCCGGGACGGCGTGGAGCTGCCCGCCTACCGGGGCGACATGGTCAACGGCTTCGACTTCACCCCCGAGTCCCGCGTCCCCGACCCCTGGCGGCTGCTGCGCGCCTACCACTCCTCCGCGGTGACGCTGAACCTGGCCCGCGCCTTCACCAAGGGCGGCTACGCCGATCTGCGCCAGGTGCACGCCTGGAACCAGGACTTCGTGATCGAGTCCCCGGCCGGGAAGCGCTACGAGCAGCTCGCCCGGGAGATCGACCAGGCGCTGGCGTTCATGCGCGCCTGCGGGGCCGAGCCGGAGGAGTTCCACAGCGTCGAGTTCTACTCCTCGCACGAGGCCCTGATCCTCGACTACGACCGCGCGCTCACCAGGATCGACTCGCGGACCGGCCAGCCGTACGACGTGTCGGCGCACATGGTCTGGATCGGCGAGCGCACCCGCCAGCTCGACAGCGCGCACGTGGAGTTCTTCGCCCGGATCCGCAACCCGATCGGCGTGAAGCTCGGCCCGACGACCACGCCGGAGGACGCCCTCGCGCTGATCGACAAGCTGAACCCGGACAACGAGGCCGGGCGGCTGACGTTCATCACCCGGATGGGCGCGCCGAAGATCCGCGAGCACCTTCCCGCGCTGGTGGAGAAGGTCACCGCGAGCGGCGCCCAGGTGGCGTGGATCTGCGACCCCATGCACGGCAACACCTTCGAGGCGCCCAGCGGCCACAAGACCCGCCGCCTGGACGACGTGCTGAACGAGGTGGCGGGCTTCTTCGACGTCCACCGCGACCTCGGCACCCACCCCGGCGGCATCCACATCGAGTTCACCGGTGACGACGTCACCGAGTGCGTGGGCGGCGGCGCGGAGATCGTCGAGGACGACCTGGCCCTGCGCTACGAGACGGCGTGCGACCCGCGCCTCAACCGGAGCCAGTCGCTGGACCTGGCCTTCCGGGTGGCGGAGCTCTACCGCTCGGTCTGA
- a CDS encoding pentapeptide repeat-containing protein, with translation MRTLDVGWVTCAASPECAGSAWRPYGRCLAHLDHSELDEVVRGLSPGSAIDLRGTTVGRHLLARILSATHGRLGRARFDRAVFPEEARFGGVVFGGDVSFDHARFHRLASFLDASFAGNVSFREVRFSRELSLHGVTVIGHAAFDRISAGRDALFGAARFERAASFESAEFHGFATFDGARFTGDATFRGCRFGRTVSFRKAGFGGLAGFEAARFWAGCSLAPIAVGRRLSLAGAWAGDGLDVTARDCAVDLRRLRVAGRLAVRLDGAEADLEGATLRGPATVSGRGAARVTSLRGLDSEALELDGVDLSVCGFAGIRHPERLRLTRCAFATTPRGVRFALRWPPMRWWTRRRTLADEHAWRGWSGSEADPPTPYRLAVLYSRLGTGVDDKATAADFAFGAMEMRRVTSRPSGRWLLSLYWILCGYGLRMGRALGWSVLVAAITAGSLLVSSASHAARRPAAPRPPSPPSAHLSP, from the coding sequence ATGAGAACTCTGGACGTGGGTTGGGTGACCTGCGCCGCCTCCCCGGAGTGCGCCGGATCGGCATGGCGGCCGTACGGACGCTGCCTGGCACATCTGGACCACAGTGAGCTCGACGAGGTCGTCCGCGGCCTGTCCCCCGGCTCCGCGATCGACCTGCGGGGCACCACCGTCGGCAGGCATCTGCTGGCACGGATCCTGTCCGCCACGCACGGCCGCCTGGGCCGGGCCAGGTTCGATCGGGCGGTCTTCCCCGAGGAGGCCAGGTTCGGCGGCGTCGTGTTCGGCGGGGACGTCTCCTTCGACCATGCCCGCTTCCACCGCCTCGCCTCCTTCCTGGACGCGAGTTTCGCGGGAAACGTCTCCTTCAGGGAGGTCAGGTTCTCCAGGGAGCTGTCCCTGCACGGCGTGACCGTCATCGGGCACGCCGCCTTCGACCGGATCTCCGCCGGCAGGGACGCGCTGTTCGGCGCGGCCCGGTTCGAGCGGGCCGCGTCCTTCGAGAGCGCGGAGTTCCACGGTTTCGCCACCTTCGACGGCGCCCGGTTCACCGGTGACGCGACCTTCCGGGGATGCCGGTTCGGCCGTACGGTGTCGTTCCGCAAGGCCGGGTTCGGCGGGCTCGCCGGGTTCGAGGCGGCACGGTTCTGGGCGGGCTGCTCCCTGGCCCCGATCGCGGTCGGCCGCCGCCTGAGCCTCGCAGGAGCGTGGGCGGGCGACGGTCTCGACGTGACGGCCCGCGACTGCGCGGTGGACCTGCGGCGGCTGCGGGTGGCCGGCCGGCTGGCCGTGCGCCTCGACGGCGCGGAGGCCGACCTTGAGGGCGCGACGTTGCGCGGGCCCGCCACGGTCAGCGGGCGGGGCGCGGCACGGGTGACCTCGCTGCGCGGCCTGGACTCCGAGGCGCTGGAGCTGGACGGCGTGGACCTCAGCGTCTGCGGCTTCGCCGGGATCCGCCATCCCGAGCGGCTCCGGCTGACCCGCTGCGCGTTCGCCACCACCCCGCGCGGCGTGCGGTTCGCGCTGCGCTGGCCGCCGATGCGCTGGTGGACCCGGAGGCGCACCCTCGCCGACGAGCACGCCTGGCGCGGCTGGTCGGGGTCCGAGGCCGACCCGCCGACCCCGTACCGCCTCGCCGTCCTCTACTCCCGGCTCGGCACCGGCGTGGACGACAAGGCGACGGCCGCCGACTTCGCCTTCGGGGCGATGGAGATGCGCCGCGTGACCAGCCGGCCATCCGGCCGCTGGCTGCTGTCGCTGTACTGGATCCTCTGCGGGTACGGCCTGCGGATGGGCCGTGCCCTGGGTTGGTCCGTCCTGGTCGCGGCCATCACCGCCGGAAGCCTCCTGGTGAGTTCGGCCTCCCACGCCGCCCGCCGCCCGGCCGCCCCCCGGCCGCCCTCCCCGCCGTCGGCCCACCTGTCGCCGTAG
- a CDS encoding permease prefix domain 1-containing protein, translating into MASTGVIDDYVTRLSRTLKGPRGPKLDMVTEARDSLLDTAEALEGDGLDRAEAERVAVEEFGSISEIAPGYQEELSISAGRRLAALLFLSMPLTTLMWSVIWRIFPTDVADYAARPGWFVPVARGLDILQMLTGVLGALALVALGRGLRRIRRPRLVTRSLAVFVWLMLPVTLALGAALTHGSHGPTGFSDYPPGIGVGLVSYTFMLLQLYCAARCMSVTRRRPVTA; encoded by the coding sequence ATGGCGAGCACCGGAGTCATCGACGACTACGTGACCCGGCTCAGCCGCACTCTCAAAGGCCCCAGGGGGCCGAAGCTCGACATGGTCACCGAGGCGCGCGACAGCCTGCTCGACACCGCCGAGGCGCTGGAGGGCGACGGGCTGGACCGGGCCGAGGCCGAGCGCGTCGCGGTCGAGGAGTTCGGCTCGATCAGCGAGATCGCGCCGGGCTACCAGGAGGAGCTGTCCATCTCGGCGGGCCGCAGGCTGGCCGCCCTGCTCTTCCTCAGCATGCCGCTCACCACGCTCATGTGGTCCGTGATCTGGCGGATCTTCCCCACCGACGTGGCCGACTACGCCGCCAGGCCGGGCTGGTTCGTGCCGGTCGCCCGCGGGCTGGACATCCTGCAGATGCTGACCGGGGTGCTCGGCGCGCTCGCGCTGGTCGCGCTGGGGCGCGGGCTGCGCCGGATCCGGCGCCCCAGGCTCGTCACCCGGTCGCTGGCCGTGTTCGTCTGGCTCATGCTGCCGGTCACGCTGGCCCTGGGCGCGGCGCTGACACACGGCTCGCACGGTCCCACCGGCTTCTCCGACTACCCGCCGGGGATCGGCGTAGGACTGGTGAGCTACACGTTCATGCTGCTGCAGCTGTACTGCGCGGCCCGCTGCATGAGCGTCACCCGGCGCCGCCCCGTCACCGCCTGA
- a CDS encoding PadR family transcriptional regulator, which yields MNTDALRGHMDALLLSVLEHDPLHGYAIIEALQERSGGALNVPTGTVYPALRRLEQAGYLASEWATVGGRKRRTYRLTSSGRTALAGERSAWREFAGAIGSVLEPRATR from the coding sequence GTGAACACCGACGCGCTCCGGGGGCACATGGACGCCCTGCTGCTCTCGGTGCTGGAGCACGACCCCCTGCACGGTTACGCGATCATCGAGGCGCTGCAGGAGCGCAGCGGAGGCGCGCTGAACGTGCCGACCGGCACCGTCTACCCGGCGCTGCGCCGGCTGGAGCAGGCGGGCTACCTCGCCAGCGAGTGGGCCACGGTGGGCGGGCGCAAGCGGCGCACCTACCGGCTGACCTCCTCGGGCCGTACGGCCCTGGCGGGGGAGCGCTCCGCCTGGCGGGAGTTCGCCGGCGCGATCGGCAGCGTGCTGGAGCCGCGCGCCACGCGGTGA
- a CDS encoding ExeM/NucH family extracellular endonuclease translates to MRALSRASAALVAVGIAAAGVTALTSAPALAEPGTVVISQVYGGGGNSGAPLTNDFVELFNRGPAAVALDGWSVQYGSATGTGNFGANPVVPLSGTLAPGQYHLVQLAGGANGAPLPAPDSTGAINMSGSAGKVVLARSAEGLACNGGSTPCTAEQAALIADLIGYGTANYFEGTAAPALSGTTAGLRKDHGCADTDVNGADVEAAAPAPRNRATAPAPCGDVEPTPTPTPTPTPTPTPTVEPTPTPTPPGDPCETPATHQIAQVQGSGDVSPLAGQSVRVEGVVTGDFQGTDQLSGFFLQDLTPDADPATSEGLFAFARSSFKDVKAGDRVLVTGKVVEFNGWTELSPVTAVDVCGTGTVQPARQSLPRPDGVTFEPVESMLVTFPEPLTVSDHYNLGRFGEVTLSSEGRVFQPTDRPGVDTAGNARRTLLVDDASTRENPPVIPYTDPRTVRLGDTALGVTGVLGYGFGKYRLQPTKPIDFLRTSPRLPAPFPVLGNVKVASFNTLNWFTTLGSRGASNAGEQQRQLAKLVAALKGMNADVVGLMEVQNNGQTAVQALVDALNAEVGAGTYAALAHPYPGTDLIHVAMIYKPGRLQLVGAAQSSADPVFRRPPLIQTFRRVQGGQPFTMIVNHFKSKGCDDEATGPDADQGDGQSCYNGERVRQAEATLGLIDSLELPNPLVLGDLNAYGEEDPIDTLETGGLTSVTKRFVPAPLRYSYLYEGQLGELDHALVGKALLKRVTSATIWHINADESRILDYNTEYNPPALYRPDAFRSSDHDPVVIGLTLPGGRD, encoded by the coding sequence ATGCGTGCTTTATCCAGGGCGTCCGCCGCCCTCGTGGCCGTCGGCATCGCCGCCGCCGGCGTCACCGCCCTCACCTCGGCCCCCGCCCTGGCGGAGCCGGGCACCGTCGTCATCAGCCAGGTCTACGGCGGTGGCGGCAACAGCGGCGCGCCGCTCACCAACGACTTCGTCGAGCTGTTCAACCGCGGCCCCGCGGCCGTCGCGCTGGACGGATGGTCCGTCCAGTACGGCAGCGCCACCGGCACCGGCAACTTCGGCGCCAACCCGGTCGTGCCCCTGTCCGGCACGCTGGCACCCGGCCAGTACCACCTGGTCCAGCTCGCCGGCGGCGCCAACGGCGCTCCGTTGCCCGCACCGGACAGCACCGGCGCCATCAACATGAGCGGCAGCGCGGGCAAGGTCGTCCTGGCCCGCTCGGCGGAGGGGCTGGCCTGCAACGGGGGCTCCACCCCCTGTACGGCGGAGCAGGCGGCGCTGATCGCCGACCTCATCGGATACGGCACCGCGAACTACTTCGAGGGCACCGCCGCCCCGGCCCTGTCCGGCACCACCGCCGGGCTGCGCAAGGACCACGGCTGCGCCGACACCGACGTCAACGGCGCGGACGTGGAGGCCGCGGCTCCCGCGCCGCGCAACCGGGCCACCGCCCCGGCGCCCTGCGGCGACGTCGAGCCCACCCCCACCCCCACGCCGACCCCGACCCCGACCCCCACGCCGACCGTGGAGCCGACCCCGACCCCGACGCCGCCGGGCGATCCGTGCGAGACCCCGGCCACCCACCAGATCGCCCAGGTACAGGGGAGCGGTGACGTCAGCCCGCTGGCCGGCCAGAGCGTCCGCGTCGAGGGCGTCGTGACCGGGGACTTCCAGGGGACGGACCAGCTCAGCGGCTTCTTCCTCCAGGACCTGACCCCGGATGCCGACCCGGCCACCTCCGAGGGCCTGTTCGCCTTCGCCCGCAGCTCGTTCAAGGACGTCAAGGCCGGCGACCGGGTGCTGGTCACCGGCAAGGTCGTGGAGTTCAACGGCTGGACGGAGCTGTCGCCGGTCACCGCGGTGGACGTCTGCGGCACGGGCACCGTCCAGCCCGCCCGGCAGAGCCTGCCCCGCCCCGACGGCGTGACCTTCGAGCCGGTCGAGAGCATGCTCGTCACCTTCCCCGAGCCGCTGACCGTCAGCGACCACTACAACCTGGGCCGCTTCGGTGAGGTCACGCTCTCCTCCGAGGGCCGCGTGTTCCAGCCGACCGACCGGCCAGGCGTGGACACCGCCGGGAACGCGCGCCGCACCCTGCTCGTGGACGACGCCTCGACCAGGGAGAACCCCCCGGTCATCCCCTACACCGACCCGCGCACCGTCCGGCTGGGCGACACCGCGCTCGGCGTCACCGGCGTGCTGGGGTACGGCTTCGGCAAGTATCGGCTCCAGCCGACCAAGCCGATCGACTTCCTGCGGACCAGCCCGCGCCTGCCCGCCCCGTTCCCGGTCCTCGGCAACGTCAAGGTGGCCAGCTTCAACACCCTCAACTGGTTCACCACCCTGGGCTCGCGCGGGGCGAGCAACGCAGGGGAGCAGCAGCGCCAGCTCGCCAAGCTGGTCGCCGCGCTGAAGGGCATGAACGCCGACGTGGTCGGCCTGATGGAGGTCCAGAACAACGGCCAGACCGCGGTCCAGGCCCTGGTCGACGCGCTCAACGCCGAGGTGGGCGCGGGCACCTACGCGGCGCTCGCCCACCCCTACCCCGGCACCGACCTGATCCACGTGGCGATGATCTACAAGCCCGGCAGGCTCCAGCTCGTCGGCGCGGCCCAGTCGTCCGCCGACCCGGTCTTCCGGCGTCCCCCGCTGATCCAGACCTTCCGCCGGGTCCAGGGCGGGCAGCCGTTCACGATGATCGTCAACCACTTCAAGTCGAAGGGCTGCGACGACGAAGCCACCGGCCCCGACGCCGACCAGGGCGACGGCCAGAGCTGCTACAACGGCGAGCGCGTCCGCCAGGCGGAGGCGACGCTGGGCCTGATCGACAGCCTGGAACTGCCCAACCCGCTGGTGCTGGGCGACCTCAACGCCTATGGCGAGGAGGACCCGATCGACACCCTGGAGACCGGGGGCCTGACCAGCGTGACCAAGAGGTTCGTCCCCGCGCCGCTGCGCTACAGCTACCTCTACGAGGGCCAGCTCGGCGAGCTGGACCACGCCCTGGTCGGCAAGGCCCTGCTCAAGCGGGTGACCAGCGCGACGATCTGGCACATCAACGCCGACGAGAGCCGGATCCTCGACTACAACACCGAGTACAACCCCCCGGCCCTCTACCGGCCCGACGCCTTCCGCTCCTCCGACCACGACCCCGTGGTCATCGGGCTCACCCTGCCGGGCGGCAGGGACTGA
- a CDS encoding PQQ-binding-like beta-propeller repeat protein, producing the protein MTDPHNARPQGNPYPQQAYQGPPAQAHGNPLPGQYGVPAGPQPYPPAAPPYGQAPPYAQGQPYAHGSQPYPQEVHPHPQAHSYPQGAQPYPQQGQPYGQAPPPYPQAQPYAQGPQPYPQGAQPFPPHQPPGQYGGQPDRQPARKRTGRTVLFVALGLVLLLGLGGGTAWVVAGGFGDGFGEGDWQVPFTAAGTEVIGTDASIAFGAWMSETAAIRVQKDGVLAYDLKTGKRTWGTPSPGEQLCAATPDIAGGRGAVAYGTTKVCDRVAGLDVKTGKLLWKIKIPAAPAQRAGSKNLQAPGLVLAGDLVVVRTGKQVTGHRLSDGKRVWTSKASEVCTTTGVAGSPKQVVVNLDCHQGGDSVVVLDGKSGRFKGEYRIEDGDGGPDDLLSADPVVVAWRGGEESSILVLDDKGGKVREFETGTKTDFLALNDTIYIDGGYRELRTMVRGDTLYLATFPANVKGGGISRNDLLAFDLASGRQRWKSSGTGDTMLTFVDADDKGLLVIEEGGTNEPVPRLTRIDPATGKASPVAELPQKAGGESSDARVYHRNGTLVIMPFEKVAVRYAITVLRVETGV; encoded by the coding sequence ATGACCGACCCGCACAACGCCCGTCCCCAGGGGAATCCGTATCCCCAGCAGGCATACCAGGGGCCGCCGGCGCAGGCGCACGGGAACCCGTTGCCCGGGCAGTACGGCGTCCCCGCCGGGCCGCAGCCGTACCCGCCGGCGGCGCCGCCGTACGGGCAGGCGCCGCCGTACGCGCAAGGGCAGCCGTACGCGCATGGGTCGCAGCCGTATCCGCAGGAGGTGCACCCCCACCCGCAGGCGCACTCCTACCCGCAGGGGGCGCAGCCCTACCCGCAGCAGGGGCAGCCGTACGGACAGGCGCCACCGCCGTATCCGCAGGCGCAGCCGTACGCGCAGGGGCCACAGCCCTACCCGCAGGGAGCGCAGCCGTTCCCGCCGCATCAGCCCCCCGGACAGTACGGCGGGCAGCCGGACCGGCAGCCCGCCAGGAAGCGGACCGGCAGGACGGTGCTCTTCGTGGCGCTGGGTCTCGTCCTGCTGCTGGGTCTCGGCGGCGGCACGGCATGGGTCGTCGCCGGCGGGTTCGGCGACGGGTTCGGCGAGGGCGACTGGCAGGTGCCGTTCACCGCCGCCGGCACCGAGGTCATCGGCACGGACGCCTCGATCGCCTTCGGCGCCTGGATGAGCGAGACCGCCGCCATCCGGGTGCAGAAGGACGGCGTGCTCGCCTACGACCTGAAGACCGGCAAGCGGACCTGGGGCACGCCCTCGCCGGGAGAGCAGCTCTGCGCCGCCACCCCCGACATCGCGGGCGGCAGGGGAGCCGTCGCCTACGGCACCACGAAGGTCTGCGACCGCGTGGCGGGCCTCGACGTCAAGACCGGCAAGCTGCTGTGGAAGATCAAGATCCCGGCGGCGCCGGCGCAGCGGGCCGGCTCGAAGAACCTTCAGGCCCCCGGCCTCGTGCTCGCCGGAGACCTCGTGGTCGTGCGGACCGGCAAGCAGGTGACGGGCCACCGGCTCTCCGACGGCAAGCGGGTGTGGACGTCGAAGGCCTCGGAGGTGTGCACGACCACCGGCGTCGCCGGCTCGCCCAAGCAGGTCGTGGTCAACCTGGACTGTCACCAGGGTGGTGACAGCGTCGTCGTGCTCGACGGGAAGAGCGGCAGGTTCAAGGGGGAGTACCGGATCGAGGACGGCGACGGGGGCCCCGACGACCTGCTCTCCGCCGACCCGGTGGTGGTGGCGTGGCGGGGAGGCGAGGAGTCCTCCATCCTCGTGCTGGACGACAAGGGCGGAAAGGTCAGGGAGTTCGAGACCGGGACGAAGACCGACTTCCTCGCGCTCAACGACACGATCTACATCGACGGCGGCTACCGGGAACTCCGCACCATGGTGCGCGGGGACACGCTCTACCTGGCCACCTTCCCGGCGAACGTGAAGGGCGGCGGGATCTCCCGCAACGACCTGCTGGCCTTCGACCTGGCGAGCGGCAGGCAGCGGTGGAAGTCCTCGGGCACCGGTGACACCATGCTCACCTTCGTCGACGCCGACGACAAGGGACTGCTGGTCATCGAGGAGGGCGGAACGAACGAGCCCGTCCCGCGGCTGACCAGGATCGACCCCGCGACGGGGAAGGCCTCGCCGGTCGCCGAGCTGCCGCAGAAGGCCGGCGGGGAGAGCAGTGACGCCCGCGTCTACCACCGGAACGGCACACTGGTGATCATGCCCTTCGAGAAGGTCGCCGTCCGGTACGCCATCACCGTGCTGCGCGTCGAGACCGGCGTCTGA
- the trxA gene encoding thioredoxin — MATIEVTEKNFNEIADEGIVLLDFWAAWCGPCRTFGPIFEKSSEKHDDIKFGKIDTEAEQALAQGFEITSIPTIMAIRDGIVVFAQPGALPAPALEDLIGQVRALDMDAIRAELANEMGVQNN, encoded by the coding sequence GTGGCGACCATCGAGGTAACCGAGAAGAACTTCAACGAGATCGCCGACGAGGGGATCGTCCTGCTGGACTTCTGGGCCGCCTGGTGCGGACCGTGCCGCACGTTCGGGCCGATCTTCGAGAAGTCGTCGGAGAAGCACGACGACATCAAGTTCGGCAAGATCGACACTGAGGCGGAGCAGGCGCTGGCCCAGGGCTTCGAGATCACCTCGATCCCGACGATCATGGCCATCCGTGACGGCATCGTCGTCTTCGCCCAGCCCGGGGCGCTGCCCGCGCCCGCCCTGGAAGACCTGATCGGCCAGGTCCGCGCGCTCGACATGGACGCGATCCGGGCCGAGCTCGCGAACGAGATGGGCGTTCAGAACAACTGA
- the sigK gene encoding ECF RNA polymerase sigma factor SigK has translation MRTEREPSGVPASGEEPGLEDLLAQVALGREQAFNRVYDLLAGPVFGLARRVVRDRAQAEEVAQEVLVEVWRTASRYDRTRGSALSWVMTMAHRRSVDRVRSAQASADREEKVSRMSGEVAYDQVSEVVTTRLEGERVRRCLGGLTDLQRQAVTLAYYGGYSYPEVAGLLRVPLGTIKTRMRDGLVRLRDCMGVER, from the coding sequence GTGAGGACAGAACGTGAGCCCTCGGGGGTGCCGGCCTCCGGGGAGGAGCCCGGTCTGGAGGACCTCCTGGCCCAGGTGGCACTGGGGCGCGAGCAGGCCTTCAACCGGGTCTACGACCTGCTGGCCGGCCCGGTGTTCGGCCTGGCCCGGCGGGTCGTGCGGGACCGGGCCCAGGCCGAGGAGGTCGCACAGGAGGTCCTGGTCGAGGTGTGGCGCACCGCGTCCCGGTATGACCGGACGCGGGGCAGCGCCCTTTCGTGGGTGATGACCATGGCCCACCGCCGCTCGGTGGACCGGGTCCGGTCCGCGCAGGCCTCGGCCGACCGGGAGGAGAAGGTCTCCCGGATGTCCGGGGAGGTCGCCTACGACCAGGTCTCCGAGGTGGTCACCACCCGCCTGGAGGGGGAGCGGGTGCGTCGCTGCCTCGGCGGCCTGACCGATCTCCAGCGGCAGGCCGTGACCCTCGCCTATTACGGTGGCTACAGCTATCCGGAAGTGGCGGGGCTGCTCCGGGTGCCGCTCGGCACGATCAAGACCAGGATGCGCGACGGACTCGTCCGGCTCCGCGACTGCATGGGGGTGGAACGATGA